A single window of Nocardia higoensis DNA harbors:
- a CDS encoding group I truncated hemoglobin, giving the protein MTTSETTTAIFDTIGGYEALEAVVDDFYTRVLADEQLAGFFSGTNMNRLRGKQVEFFAAALGGPDPYRGAPMKQVHQGRGITMTHFGLVAGHLTDSLAAAGVPPGLVEQIIAAIAPLAEDITSG; this is encoded by the coding sequence ATGACCACTTCCGAGACAACCACCGCGATCTTCGACACCATCGGCGGATACGAAGCACTCGAAGCCGTCGTCGACGACTTCTACACCCGGGTGCTGGCCGACGAGCAACTGGCCGGGTTCTTCAGCGGCACCAATATGAACCGCCTGCGCGGAAAACAGGTGGAATTCTTCGCCGCCGCGCTCGGCGGCCCCGACCCTTACCGCGGCGCCCCGATGAAACAAGTCCACCAAGGACGCGGCATCACCATGACCCATTTCGGTCTGGTCGCGGGACATCTCACCGATTCCCTCGCCGCCGCGGGCGTCCCACCGGGCCTGGTCGAGCAGATCATCGCCGCCATCGCCCCACTGGCCGAGGACATCACCTCCGGCTGA
- a CDS encoding zinc ribbon domain-containing protein has product MVRSGGCSFGTVTAFTPRRPATLARAPSTRMCSHCGVIGDKTPLHVREWTCVCGVTHDRDVNASLNILAAGRAESRNACGGAVSPAA; this is encoded by the coding sequence ATGGTAAGGTCCGGGGGGTGCAGCTTCGGTACAGTTACCGCGTTTACCCCACGCCGGCCAGCTACGCTGGCTCGCGCGCCCTCGACCCGCATGTGCTCGCACTGCGGGGTGATCGGGGACAAGACGCCGCTGCACGTCCGGGAATGGACATGTGTGTGCGGCGTGACCCATGATCGGGACGTGAATGCGTCCTTGAATATACTCGCGGCCGGACGGGCCGAGAGTCGAAACGCCTGCGGAGGGGCCGTAAGTCCTGCCGCTTAG
- a CDS encoding DUF2231 domain-containing protein: MDMNRILRAPETAEGLDRPAAKLVTAARTLFGDGRVSDWARGSSLGHPLHPILVTMPVGAWSSAAVLRTVGRTEEARRLVLIGLLATPPAVAVGLAEFQDLDAAQRRVGLVHAAMNAVATVLFSAAYRSLDDRAATALGAAGLAAMGAGGAFGGHLAYALGAGVHRWQHAPSTLDSPAAPVP, from the coding sequence ATGGACATGAACCGAATACTGCGCGCGCCCGAGACGGCCGAAGGACTCGACCGTCCTGCCGCGAAGCTCGTCACCGCTGCCCGCACACTGTTCGGCGACGGCCGGGTCTCCGACTGGGCACGCGGCTCCTCACTGGGCCACCCACTCCATCCGATTCTGGTCACCATGCCGGTGGGCGCGTGGTCCAGCGCCGCCGTGCTGCGCACCGTGGGGCGCACCGAGGAAGCCCGAAGACTCGTGCTGATCGGACTGCTGGCCACCCCGCCCGCTGTCGCCGTGGGACTGGCCGAGTTCCAAGACCTCGACGCCGCCCAGCGACGTGTCGGCCTCGTGCACGCGGCCATGAATGCCGTTGCCACTGTGCTGTTCTCAGCCGCTTACCGCTCGCTCGACGACCGTGCGGCCACCGCCTTGGGCGCGGCCGGCCTGGCCGCGATGGGCGCCGGGGGCGCGTTCGGCGGGCATCTCGCCTACGCCCTCGGCGCCGGTGTCCACCGATGGCAGCACGCTCCGTCGACACTCGACTCCCCGGCCGCGCCGGTGCCTTGA
- a CDS encoding MFS transporter: MTDTLRVPEGERTRSTRSGVLLVVLLAQFMAVLDATVVNVAAPTIRDHLHTSGAALQSIIAGYTIGYAVLLLTGARLGARFGHGRMFRVGLAAFTLASLACGLAGSATLLIAFRLLQGGSAALMIPQVMSIIQRTFTDGARARALGLYAAVTAGATVAGQIIGGVLVGADLFGTGWRPIFLINVPVGAVLLIAASHMLPSGRGDRERPLDIPGAAVVSAAVFALVVPLIFGHENHWPLWGWILSAAGVGLLGLFGILEHRTARAGRAPMISPRILRSPGLLPAGLAILLAMLSYAGFLFAMSLHLQTALHLTPAQAGAVFVPMGLSTAVGALTWRRFPPRIHPFLVPIGFTCAAIGYAAMALSLNAEDQVTVLLELELGFTGVAFGLGYSPLLTVVLSRVPVSDAADASGLLTTLLNLGQVLGVATLGSRYLSSTVSATSGSAVVTALFGASAAILLAAVTPALLRNRSTLRRGGRISLTTRRHE, from the coding sequence ATGACCGATACCCTGCGCGTCCCCGAGGGCGAACGCACAAGATCGACCCGCTCCGGCGTACTCCTTGTCGTCCTGCTCGCCCAGTTCATGGCCGTACTCGACGCGACAGTGGTGAACGTGGCCGCGCCGACCATCCGAGACCACCTGCACACATCCGGTGCCGCGCTCCAGTCGATCATCGCGGGATACACCATCGGTTACGCGGTCCTGTTGCTCACCGGTGCCCGGCTCGGCGCCCGATTCGGACACGGTCGGATGTTCCGCGTCGGACTGGCGGCGTTCACCCTGGCCTCCCTCGCCTGCGGGCTCGCCGGTTCGGCAACATTGCTGATCGCTTTCCGGCTCCTTCAGGGCGGCAGCGCAGCGCTGATGATCCCCCAGGTGATGAGCATCATCCAGCGCACTTTCACCGACGGCGCTCGCGCCAGAGCACTCGGCCTCTATGCCGCGGTGACCGCGGGCGCGACAGTCGCCGGACAGATCATCGGCGGCGTCCTCGTCGGAGCAGACCTCTTCGGGACCGGCTGGCGACCCATCTTCCTGATCAATGTGCCCGTCGGAGCGGTACTGCTGATCGCCGCATCACATATGCTTCCGAGCGGACGCGGCGATCGGGAGCGGCCGTTGGACATCCCCGGCGCAGCCGTGGTCTCCGCCGCCGTCTTCGCGCTCGTGGTGCCGCTCATCTTCGGCCACGAAAACCATTGGCCCCTCTGGGGTTGGATTCTGTCGGCCGCCGGTGTCGGCCTGCTGGGACTGTTCGGCATCCTCGAACACCGGACAGCTCGCGCGGGCCGCGCTCCGATGATCTCACCGCGCATACTCCGCTCTCCCGGGCTTTTGCCCGCGGGCCTGGCGATCCTGCTCGCCATGCTCAGCTACGCCGGCTTCCTCTTCGCGATGTCACTGCACCTACAGACCGCGCTGCACCTCACGCCCGCACAGGCAGGCGCCGTCTTCGTCCCGATGGGCCTGAGCACCGCAGTCGGCGCGTTGACCTGGCGGCGTTTCCCCCCGCGCATTCACCCCTTCCTCGTTCCGATCGGATTCACCTGCGCCGCGATCGGTTATGCCGCGATGGCGCTGTCGCTGAATGCCGAGGATCAGGTCACCGTGCTCCTGGAGCTCGAACTGGGCTTCACCGGCGTCGCCTTCGGCCTCGGCTACAGCCCGCTACTCACCGTCGTCCTGTCCCGGGTTCCGGTATCCGATGCGGCCGACGCGAGCGGGCTACTGACCACGCTCCTGAATCTCGGCCAGGTCCTGGGAGTCGCCACCCTCGGATCCCGCTACCTTTCGTCGACGGTGTCGGCAACATCCGGCAGCGCCGTCGTCACAGCACTGTTCGGGGCCTCGGCCGCAATCCTGCTCGCCGCCGTCACACCGGCGCTACTGCGCAACCGCTCCACGCTGAGGCGCGGAGGACGGATATCGCTGACAACACGCCGCCACGAATGA
- a CDS encoding potassium channel family protein: MNEERWKQLTEWPLTAAAVAFLGVYTWIVLAQPTGPAAHLGEVLLWAMWLAFAVDYAVRWYLAKSRWRWFFRHLHEFAIVVLPMLRPLRLLRLLTMLNVLQRSVGVALRGRVIVYTAGATVLLLFVASLAMLETERDAADATITTFPDALWWSATTVTTVGYGDYSPVTGTGRVIAAMLMVGGIALLGVVTATLASWIVQRVAEEDEASQSATRAQVAELTAQIAALRGELRERTAVAEVEPGAYSLPPYTSG; this comes from the coding sequence ATGAACGAAGAACGCTGGAAGCAGCTGACCGAATGGCCGCTGACCGCGGCGGCTGTCGCCTTCCTGGGGGTCTACACCTGGATAGTTCTCGCCCAACCCACCGGCCCGGCGGCACACCTCGGCGAGGTGCTGCTGTGGGCCATGTGGCTGGCTTTCGCCGTCGACTACGCGGTCCGGTGGTATCTGGCGAAGTCGCGCTGGCGGTGGTTCTTCCGACATCTCCACGAATTCGCGATCGTTGTCCTTCCGATGCTGCGACCATTGCGCCTGCTTCGGCTGCTGACCATGCTGAATGTCCTCCAGCGATCGGTCGGTGTCGCACTCCGCGGGCGGGTCATCGTCTATACGGCAGGGGCGACTGTGCTGCTGCTCTTCGTCGCGTCGTTGGCGATGCTCGAAACCGAGCGCGACGCGGCTGACGCGACGATCACGACCTTCCCCGACGCGCTGTGGTGGTCCGCGACCACGGTCACCACAGTCGGCTACGGGGATTATTCGCCGGTCACCGGCACCGGCCGTGTCATCGCGGCCATGTTGATGGTCGGCGGGATCGCGCTCCTCGGCGTGGTGACGGCGACCCTGGCGTCATGGATCGTCCAGCGGGTCGCCGAGGAAGACGAGGCGAGTCAATCGGCCACCCGAGCTCAGGTCGCGGAACTCACCGCGCAGATCGCCGCGCTGCGCGGCGAGCTGCGCGAACGCACCGCGGTCGCCGAGGTCGAACCAGGCGCCTACTCGTTGCCTCCGTACACCTCCGGGTAG
- a CDS encoding helix-turn-helix transcriptional regulator — protein sequence MNSDRAEDARRAELKAFLRNRRGRVGPADVGIAPGVRRRTPGLRREEVALLAGVSVTWYTWLEQGRPINVSAKTLDAVADVLRMTPAERSHLFALASPTTATRAGRSISADVQAVLDALDPTPACVYNGRFDLLACNSTYASVFPELTEAPRDRRNLLWQICASELSGTPLGNQHMLPRMVAIVRSNYARHTGDPDWSGFIEELCAVSAGFAALWSAHQVAEPFPDVTSFQRPPVGEIHMRCTALSVEGVPESQMMVYLPVAEIDRRRIAEYCSLE from the coding sequence ATGAACAGTGACAGGGCTGAGGACGCCCGGCGCGCGGAGCTGAAAGCATTTCTCCGCAACCGTCGCGGCCGGGTCGGTCCGGCCGACGTGGGGATCGCGCCGGGAGTCCGCCGCCGCACGCCCGGCCTGCGGCGAGAAGAAGTCGCGTTGCTCGCCGGGGTCAGTGTCACCTGGTACACCTGGCTCGAACAGGGGCGGCCGATCAACGTCAGCGCCAAGACCCTGGACGCGGTCGCCGACGTGCTCCGCATGACCCCCGCGGAGCGCTCACACCTGTTCGCATTGGCGAGCCCGACCACCGCTACCCGAGCGGGCAGGAGCATTTCCGCCGATGTCCAGGCCGTACTCGACGCTCTCGACCCGACACCGGCTTGCGTGTACAACGGCAGATTCGATTTGCTGGCATGCAATTCCACCTACGCCTCGGTGTTCCCCGAGCTGACGGAAGCGCCGAGGGATCGGCGGAACCTGCTGTGGCAGATCTGCGCGAGCGAACTGTCCGGCACGCCGCTGGGAAACCAGCACATGCTGCCCAGGATGGTCGCGATCGTGCGCAGCAACTACGCCCGGCACACGGGAGATCCCGACTGGTCCGGCTTCATCGAGGAACTCTGCGCAGTGAGTGCCGGATTCGCCGCGCTCTGGTCGGCTCACCAAGTCGCTGAACCGTTTCCGGATGTCACCTCGTTCCAGCGTCCTCCCGTCGGCGAAATCCACATGCGCTGCACTGCGTTGTCGGTCGAGGGAGTCCCGGAAAGCCAGATGATGGTCTACCTACCGGTCGCCGAGATAGACAGGCGCAGGATCGCCGAGTACTGCTCGCTCGAATAG
- a CDS encoding enoyl-CoA hydratase-related protein, which yields MGYTTISYAVSDAIATITLNRPEARNGFTADMADELGAALTAADLDDQVRVVVLTATGKYFCVGMDLSAGGGEEDMDHPDWVEWATRVARPMTDLNKPVIAVLQGPAVGVGITMTLAADFRLAADDARFGFVFGRRGLAPEAGSLWYLPQLVGLAKAKEWMLTGRLIEADEALAAGLVTSLHSQETLLDAAYALARELATEIAPGSAAIIRRGLVAMTADGSPEAAFEFDRKTIPHALRSADIAEGVGAFLAKRPPVFTGVARRDIPDLTKWLRASS from the coding sequence ATGGGCTACACCACGATCAGCTACGCCGTCAGCGACGCGATCGCGACGATCACACTGAACCGCCCCGAGGCGCGCAACGGCTTCACCGCCGACATGGCCGACGAGCTCGGTGCGGCGCTGACCGCGGCGGATCTCGACGATCAGGTCAGGGTGGTCGTGCTCACCGCCACCGGAAAGTACTTCTGCGTCGGCATGGACCTGAGCGCGGGCGGCGGCGAAGAGGACATGGACCACCCGGACTGGGTCGAATGGGCCACCCGGGTGGCGCGGCCGATGACCGACCTGAACAAGCCCGTCATCGCCGTGCTCCAGGGTCCGGCCGTCGGCGTGGGCATCACCATGACGCTGGCCGCGGACTTCCGCCTCGCCGCCGACGACGCCCGGTTCGGTTTCGTCTTCGGACGCCGCGGTCTGGCCCCCGAAGCCGGATCGCTGTGGTACCTGCCGCAGCTCGTCGGCCTGGCCAAGGCCAAGGAGTGGATGCTGACCGGACGGCTCATCGAGGCCGACGAGGCGCTGGCCGCGGGCCTGGTCACCAGCCTGCACTCACAGGAGACCCTGCTCGACGCCGCCTACGCGCTGGCCCGTGAACTCGCCACCGAGATCGCTCCCGGCTCGGCCGCGATCATCCGCCGCGGCCTGGTCGCCATGACCGCCGACGGCAGCCCCGAAGCCGCGTTCGAGTTCGACCGCAAGACCATTCCGCACGCGCTGCGCTCCGCGGACATCGCCGAGGGAGTCGGCGCGTTCCTCGCCAAGCGCCCGCCCGTCTTCACCGGCGTCGCCCGCCGTGACATCCCCGATCTCACGAAGTGGCTGCGCGCCTCGTCGTAG
- a CDS encoding GlxA family transcriptional regulator, producing MTENHAIEVAGNRGRHVVAVLMLEPVVGFDATIPPMVFGEAAAEDGTPLYEVVTCALDLGPVRGTSGYSLVAERGVEALAVADTVIVPGTKFPPARSEGRLTDEVAAALATVPAGARMVSICTGAFVLAAAGVFDDRRATTHWRYAEDFRRLFPAVDLDETVLFVDEGTVLSSAGLAAGIDLCLHMIRRDHGAAVANRVARHCVVPPWREGGQAQFIEYHVPDHDDRGTAAVRAWALEHLAEPLSVAVLAARARMSPRTFARRFQAETGMSPGAWIRDRRVDRARELLESADLPVDVVAEMSGLGSPDNLRHHMRRGLGMSPSAYRKTFTGQ from the coding sequence ATGACGGAAAATCATGCCATCGAGGTGGCCGGGAACCGAGGCCGTCATGTCGTGGCGGTGCTGATGCTCGAACCGGTGGTCGGTTTCGACGCGACCATCCCCCCGATGGTGTTCGGGGAAGCCGCCGCCGAGGACGGTACACCGCTCTACGAGGTGGTGACTTGCGCGCTCGACCTCGGTCCGGTGCGGGGTACCAGCGGATACTCGCTGGTGGCCGAGCGCGGAGTGGAGGCACTGGCCGTCGCGGACACCGTGATCGTGCCAGGGACGAAATTCCCGCCGGCTCGCAGCGAGGGCCGGCTGACCGACGAGGTCGCCGCGGCGCTGGCCACCGTCCCGGCCGGTGCCCGCATGGTGTCGATCTGCACCGGCGCCTTCGTGCTCGCGGCCGCGGGCGTTTTCGACGACCGTCGCGCGACAACCCATTGGCGCTACGCCGAGGATTTCCGCCGCCTCTTTCCGGCCGTCGACCTCGACGAGACGGTGCTGTTCGTCGACGAGGGCACGGTGCTCAGTTCGGCCGGGCTGGCCGCGGGCATCGACCTGTGCCTGCACATGATCCGCCGGGACCACGGGGCCGCCGTGGCCAACCGCGTCGCCCGGCACTGCGTCGTGCCGCCCTGGCGGGAAGGCGGGCAAGCGCAGTTCATCGAATATCACGTGCCCGATCACGACGACCGCGGCACCGCGGCGGTCAGGGCGTGGGCGCTGGAGCACCTGGCCGAGCCGTTGAGCGTGGCGGTTCTCGCCGCACGCGCCCGGATGAGCCCGCGCACCTTCGCCCGGCGGTTCCAGGCCGAGACCGGCATGTCGCCGGGGGCGTGGATTCGCGACCGGCGGGTGGATCGGGCGAGAGAACTATTGGAATCGGCGGATCTGCCGGTCGATGTGGTCGCGGAGATGTCCGGGCTGGGTTCGCCGGACAATCTGCGCCATCACATGCGGCGCGGATTGGGGATGTCGCCGTCGGCGTATCGGAAGACATTCACCGGGCAGTGA
- a CDS encoding TNT domain-containing protein, which produces MRYRSLLTAFLASWFLLAGAPVTVQALPDTGSGSGTGSASPCRPGVPPDAPATPFYDPARPYLGPEPLPQAPPVGPLLDGYKRFGNYTEAGFVAKFHPGSDYIYPPDSGFLFIDGRPTARPKDLPVGTRLDRFGATSGKYLSPVGVPYSKRAIPPSNLNSYGGTPQSDYHVYCVQQAFRVDAGPAAPWFGQPGLGEQYVLNSSYVPGPENTGKLPGMLNVQWMIDNGYLVEEIPN; this is translated from the coding sequence TTGCGTTACCGGTCTCTGCTCACCGCATTCCTCGCGTCCTGGTTCCTGCTGGCCGGTGCCCCCGTCACGGTGCAGGCACTGCCGGACACCGGGTCCGGCTCCGGAACCGGATCGGCGTCGCCGTGCCGCCCCGGCGTGCCGCCCGACGCCCCGGCCACACCGTTCTACGATCCGGCCCGTCCGTACCTGGGACCCGAGCCGTTGCCGCAGGCTCCCCCGGTGGGCCCGTTGCTGGACGGGTACAAGCGATTCGGCAACTACACCGAAGCCGGATTCGTGGCGAAATTCCACCCGGGAAGCGATTACATCTACCCGCCCGACAGCGGTTTCCTGTTCATCGACGGCCGACCGACCGCGCGACCGAAGGATCTGCCGGTCGGCACGCGCCTCGACAGATTCGGCGCCACGAGCGGAAAGTACCTCTCGCCCGTGGGTGTGCCCTACAGCAAGCGGGCGATACCGCCATCGAACCTGAACTCGTATGGAGGTACCCCGCAGAGCGATTATCACGTCTACTGCGTGCAGCAGGCATTCCGAGTCGATGCCGGACCGGCCGCACCATGGTTCGGGCAACCGGGACTCGGCGAGCAATACGTTCTGAATTCCAGCTATGTTCCCGGCCCCGAGAACACCGGCAAGCTGCCAGGAATGCTGAACGTCCAGTGGATGATCGACAACGGCTACCTCGTCGAGGAAATCCCCAATTGA
- a CDS encoding DUF1360 domain-containing protein, producing the protein MNDDDRPLGGYLATLVLYGVVVTGTVLAGMATGKRLPDGMSVRDVIGTALATHKVSRLVTKGAVTAPVRAAFTSPSDGGSGPGEVSEKPKAEGGLGHSLGELLSCPFCLDVWVVTGFVIGQTFAPRATRVVTDAMAALVGADFLHLAYATAQQIAEGEIPLPGTRPATA; encoded by the coding sequence GTGAACGACGACGACCGCCCGCTCGGCGGCTATCTGGCGACACTCGTGCTGTACGGCGTGGTGGTGACCGGCACTGTGCTCGCCGGGATGGCGACCGGCAAGCGACTCCCGGACGGGATGAGCGTCCGTGACGTGATCGGCACGGCGCTGGCCACCCACAAGGTGTCGCGCTTGGTGACGAAGGGCGCGGTCACCGCGCCGGTGCGTGCCGCGTTCACGAGCCCGTCGGATGGGGGCAGTGGTCCCGGCGAGGTGAGTGAGAAGCCGAAGGCCGAAGGCGGGCTGGGCCACAGTCTGGGGGAACTGCTCAGCTGCCCGTTCTGTCTCGACGTCTGGGTGGTCACCGGGTTCGTCATCGGCCAGACGTTCGCGCCGCGCGCTACCCGGGTGGTCACCGACGCGATGGCCGCCCTGGTCGGCGCCGACTTCCTGCACCTGGCCTATGCGACCGCCCAGCAGATCGCCGAGGGCGAGATCCCGCTCCCGGGCACGCGGCCCGCCACCGCGTGA
- a CDS encoding class I SAM-dependent DNA methyltransferase, with product MAADAEQRIIDLYQRHADDWARERGDRLVLEKNWLDRFTALLPEAATVLDLGCGSGMPIAGHLIERGCRVTGVDSSPAMIGRCARRFPGHEWLVGDMRTSAPDRTFHGILAWDSFFHLAPDDQRRMFPVFGTRAAAGAALMFTSGPTADVRIGTYHGEPLYHASLDSDEYRELLHVNGFEVVAHIAEDPGCGLHTVWLARRAER from the coding sequence ATGGCAGCCGATGCCGAACAGCGAATCATCGATCTCTACCAGCGTCATGCGGACGACTGGGCTCGTGAGCGGGGTGATCGCCTGGTACTCGAGAAGAACTGGCTCGACCGTTTCACCGCACTGCTACCGGAGGCCGCGACAGTGCTCGACCTCGGCTGCGGATCCGGGATGCCGATCGCCGGCCACCTCATCGAGCGGGGCTGCCGGGTCACCGGGGTCGACTCCTCCCCCGCCATGATCGGCCGGTGCGCCCGGCGTTTCCCCGGCCACGAATGGCTCGTGGGTGACATGCGGACCTCGGCGCCGGACCGCACGTTCCACGGAATCCTCGCCTGGGACAGCTTCTTCCACCTCGCCCCGGACGATCAACGCCGGATGTTCCCGGTCTTCGGCACACGTGCCGCGGCAGGCGCCGCGTTGATGTTCACCAGCGGCCCGACGGCGGATGTACGCATCGGCACCTACCACGGCGAGCCGCTCTATCACGCGAGTCTCGACAGCGACGAGTACCGGGAATTGCTGCACGTCAACGGGTTCGAGGTCGTCGCCCATATCGCGGAGGACCCCGGGTGCGGACTGCACACCGTCTGGCTCGCGCGTCGTGCCGAACGCTGA
- a CDS encoding MFS transporter: MTTELDRGASFAPTRPTPRLHFAWIVAAVSFVAILGAAGFRAVPSVMMTPLHNEFGWSHATIGAAMSVNMVLFGVTAPFAAALMDRFGVRPILTGALALIAAGTGVGTFMTASWQMVLLWGVLVGLGTGSISMGFVATVSTRWFLARRGMVTGLLTAAGATGQLIFLPVVADVTHRFGWRWASIVVTAAALAVIPLVLLFIRDRPSDVGTTPYGGAPDTDPEPLPNGSFAAAASGLLRGARVPAFWLLAGSFAICGMTTNGLIGTHFIPAAADHGMPTTVAAGLLATVGIFDVAGTVFSGWLTDRVDPRILLAIYYLGRGASLLALPALLSPHAEPSTWVFIIFYGLDWVATVPPTIAICRIWFGASTPVVFGWVFASHQIGAAVAAFGAGYVRDTHGSYDTAFFVASGLCVVAALLCGAIRMPADEAKIPVQPLAEVPSK; this comes from the coding sequence GTGACCACAGAGCTAGACCGCGGCGCCTCCTTCGCGCCCACCCGGCCGACACCCCGCCTGCACTTCGCCTGGATCGTCGCGGCGGTCAGCTTCGTCGCCATCCTCGGCGCCGCGGGCTTCCGAGCGGTGCCCAGCGTCATGATGACGCCCCTGCACAACGAGTTCGGCTGGTCGCACGCCACCATCGGCGCGGCCATGTCGGTCAACATGGTCCTGTTCGGCGTGACCGCCCCCTTCGCGGCCGCCCTGATGGACCGCTTCGGCGTCCGCCCGATCCTGACCGGCGCGCTCGCGCTCATCGCGGCCGGAACCGGCGTCGGCACGTTCATGACCGCGAGCTGGCAGATGGTTCTGCTGTGGGGCGTGCTGGTCGGCCTCGGCACCGGCTCGATCTCCATGGGTTTCGTCGCCACCGTCTCGACCCGCTGGTTCCTCGCCCGGCGCGGAATGGTCACCGGCCTGCTCACCGCGGCGGGCGCGACCGGACAATTGATCTTCCTGCCCGTGGTCGCGGACGTGACCCACCGATTCGGGTGGCGCTGGGCCTCGATCGTCGTCACCGCCGCCGCGCTCGCGGTGATTCCGTTGGTACTGCTGTTCATCAGAGACCGCCCGAGCGACGTCGGCACCACGCCCTACGGCGGCGCACCCGACACCGATCCGGAGCCACTACCCAACGGCAGCTTTGCCGCAGCGGCGAGCGGCCTCCTCCGCGGCGCCCGAGTGCCCGCTTTCTGGCTCCTCGCAGGCAGTTTCGCCATCTGCGGCATGACCACCAACGGCCTGATCGGGACACACTTCATCCCGGCAGCCGCCGACCACGGCATGCCCACCACGGTGGCCGCCGGCCTGCTGGCCACCGTCGGCATCTTCGACGTCGCCGGAACCGTCTTCTCCGGTTGGCTCACCGACCGCGTGGACCCCCGGATCCTGCTGGCGATCTACTACCTCGGACGCGGCGCCTCCCTGCTCGCCCTGCCCGCGCTGCTCTCCCCTCACGCCGAGCCGAGCACCTGGGTCTTCATCATCTTCTACGGCCTCGACTGGGTCGCCACCGTTCCCCCGACCATCGCGATCTGCCGCATCTGGTTCGGCGCGTCGACCCCGGTGGTGTTCGGCTGGGTGTTCGCCTCCCACCAGATCGGCGCCGCCGTCGCCGCTTTCGGCGCGGGATACGTCCGAGACACCCACGGCTCCTACGACACTGCCTTCTTCGTCGCCTCCGGGCTCTGCGTGGTGGCCGCGCTGTTGTGCGGCGCCATCCGAATGCCCGCAGACGAGGCGAAGATACCGGTCCAGCCGCTCGCCGAGGTGCCGTCGAAATAG
- a CDS encoding putative quinol monooxygenase, whose translation MAAPIVVVATIVAKPGHEDDVEKAFADAAPAVHAEPGCLLYALHKKTAEPGIFVMVEKWASQEALGAHMQGEVMRGIGAALRDALAAAPDIQMLEAIPAGDADRGAV comes from the coding sequence ATGGCCGCACCGATCGTCGTCGTCGCAACCATAGTCGCCAAGCCCGGTCACGAGGACGACGTCGAGAAGGCTTTCGCCGATGCGGCGCCCGCGGTGCACGCCGAGCCGGGTTGCCTGCTCTACGCCTTGCACAAGAAGACAGCGGAGCCGGGCATTTTCGTGATGGTCGAGAAGTGGGCTTCCCAGGAGGCGCTGGGCGCGCACATGCAGGGTGAGGTCATGCGCGGGATCGGCGCCGCCCTGCGCGACGCGCTGGCCGCCGCGCCGGACATCCAGATGCTGGAGGCCATCCCCGCGGGTGATGCCGACCGCGGCGCGGTCTGA